In Gossypium raimondii isolate GPD5lz unplaced genomic scaffold, ASM2569854v1 Contig00257, whole genome shotgun sequence, a single genomic region encodes these proteins:
- the LOC105775227 gene encoding uncharacterized protein LOC105775227 produces MAVVNSIRLLGEQFSEARIVEKVISTLPERYEAKISSLEDSRDLTTISLTELINALYAQEQRRASKQEEHQEGAFLAKTREASSINAHKEDRCWFRPDAVCQHCKKKGHVEKVCKSKGKPRQNKFQQPKAEAQVAEESSDQEEHVFVVSCAANQKKASKGWLLDSGCTNHMSPDATIFKTLDRTCKTKVKIGNGQFINAEEIGDVLICTSAGGKIISNVLLMVNEGLAENFINSVKNDELCEVCQQGKQARLPFPASTAWRASEKLQKSEVAPVFLKFKAAVETESGCKLKALRSDNGTEYTSAQFQAYCEDTDIKHQLTNVYTPQQNGVPAVKRGKLDKRAQAGILIGYSTVEKGYRILKPSTKEILVSRDVVFNEKGCWNWEKDELEAVIEDLALDQVQSDQNTSELDVDDKPVRGTRSLIDVYERAQMAITKPSCFEEAESYQGWKEAMTNEIRMIEKNQTWNLVERPKNRKIIGFSQRYGSDYLETFAPVARLDTIRLLVALVAQKQWMIHQLDVKSAFLNGFLEEEIYVEQPQGFKVNGKEEMVYKLNKALYGLKQAPRAWYSRIDSYLTSLGFERSLSERTLYVKSTNAKTHLIVSLYVDDLLVTGGDQAMLVNFKTKMQQIFKMSDLGLMSFFLGMEVTQGEKGICLSQRTFAMKILNKFSMQNCKATSTPVAVGEKLSSQDKYEKVCETTYRSLVRCLLYLTATRPDIMYAVSLLSRFMHCLNESHFRAAKRVLRYIKGTLSYGMLFAKAENLKLVGYCDSG; encoded by the exons ATGGCTGTAGTAAACAGCATAAGGCTCCTAGGAGAGCAATTCAGTGAAGCTAGAATAGTGGAGAAAGTTATATCCACTTTACCTGAGAGGTATGAAGCCAAAATTTCATCCCTCGAAGATTCAAGGGACTTGACAACTATCTCCTTAACTGAGCTAATCAATGCATTGTATGCACAAGAGCAAAGAAGGGCCAGCAAACAAGAGGAGCACCAGGAAGGGGCTTTTCTAGCCAAAACCAGAGAAGCCTCAAGCATCAATGCTCATAAAG AAGATAGATGCTGGTTCAGACCAGATGCAGTATGCCAACACTGCAAGAAGAAGGGCCATGTTGAAAAGGTTTGCAAAAGCAAAGGCAAACCGAGACAGAACAAATTCCAGCAGCCAAAGGCTGAAGCTCAAGTGGCTGAGGAAAGCAGTGATCAAGAAGAACATGTTTTTGTTGTGTCATGTGCAGCAAACCAAAAGAAGGCTTCAAAGGGTTGGCTTCTAGACAGTGGTTGCACAAACCACATGTCACCAGATGCAACTATCTTCAAGACCTTGGACAGAACCTGCAAAAccaaggtgaaaattggaaatgGTCAGTTTATAAATGCTGAAGAAATAGGAGATGTGCTGATTTGTACCTCTGCAGGTGGCAAAATCATTTCAAATGTACTTCTG ATGGTAAATGAAGGGCTGGCTGAAAACTTCATCAATTCAGTGAAGAATGATGAACTTTGTGAGGTATGTCAACAAGGGAAACAGGCAAGACTACCATTTCCAGCAAGCACAGCATGGAGAGCCTCAGAGAAGCT GCAAAAATCAGAAGTTGCACCTGTGTTCTTGAAGTTTAAAGCTGCTGTTGAAACTGAATCTGGCTGCAAGCTTAAAGCACTAAGATCAGACAATGGAACTGAGTATACCTCAGCTCAATTCCAAGCCTACTGTGAAGATACAGACATCAAACATCAACTGACCAATGTGTATACACCTCAACAGAATGGG GTTCCAGCTGTGAAGAGAGGCAAGTTAGATAAAAGGGCTCAAGCAGGGATTCTAATTGGCTATAGCACAGTTGAAAAGGGCTATAGAATCCTCAAACCATCCACAAAAGAGATCCTTGTAAGTAGAGATGTTGTGTTCAATGAAAAAGGTTGCTGGAACTGGGAGAAAGATGAACTAGAGGCAGTAATTGAAGACCTTGCATTGGATCAAGTTCAAAGTGATCAAAACACATCTGAATTGGATGTAGATGATAAACCAGTCAGAGGAACTCGATCActgattgatgtttatgaaaGAGCACAAATGGCCATTACTAAACCAAGTTGTTTTGAAGAAGCAGAAAGTTATCAAGGCTGGAAAGAAGCAATGACTAATGAAATCAGAATGATTGAGAAGAATCAAACCTGGAATCTAGTTGAAAGGCCAAAAAACAGGAAGATCATTG GCTTCAGTCAAAGGTATGGATCAGATTACCTGGAGACCTTTGCACCAGTGGCCAGGCTTGACACCATAAGACTGCTAGTTGCCTTAGTAGCACAAAAGCAGTGGATGATACATCAACTCGATGTAAAATCAGCATTTCTTAATGGATTCCTTGAAGAGGAGATTTATGTTGAGCAACCTCAAGGCTTCAAAGTAAATGGCAAAGAAGAAATGGTGTACAAGCTTAACAAAGCCTTGTATGGCTTGAAACAGGCTCCAAGGGCTTGGTACAGTAGAATAGATAGTTATCTGACAAGTCTGGGATTCGAAAGGAGCCTCAGCGAGCGAACTCTGTATGTTAAATCGACCAATGCTAAAACTCATCTAATTGTGTCACTGTATGTGGATGACCTGTTGGTGACAGGAGGAGATCAAGCTATGttggttaattttaaaaccaaaatgcaaCAAATTTTTAAGATGTCAGACTTGGGGTTAATGTCTTTCTTCTTAGGCATGGAAGTGACACAAGGAGAAAAAGGGATTTGCTTAAGTCAAAGAACTTTTGCTATGAAGATTCTCAACAAATTCTCAATGCAGAATTGCAAAGCAACCAGCACACCAGTTGCTGTTGGAGAAAAGCTATCGAGCCAAGACAAGTATGAAAAGGTTTGTGAAACAACCTATAGAAGTTTAGTTCGATGTTTGCTATATTTAACTGCCACTAGACCTGACATAATGTATGCTGTGAGCTTACTCTCGAGGTTCATGCATTGCTTAAATGAAAGTCATTTTAGAGCTGCAAAAAGGGTCCTAAGATACATCAAGGGAACTTTGTCCTATGGAATGTTGTTTGCCAAAGCAGAAAATTTGAAGCTTGTTGGTTACTGTGATAGTGGCTAG